In Providencia hangzhouensis, the DNA window TAGAAAAAACAATTAAAGTCAGTGTACGACTAGAAATAATCGACGTTTTACTCATGACAAAGTCATTCCTTACAGTAATGGAATAATAAAATTAGCGAGAAGTGATGATAAGCTCTTCATAACCAGACAAAGGGCAAGGTTCACGAGTGAAATTAACTTTTTCAAGTTCCCCAATAATCAGCTCTAATGTTGTTCTAACAGTACAACCCGGCATCATATGGCCACCGAGAACTTTCCCTTCTTCATCAGAGACAGACAAATGCAGGTGTTCGCCGTTAGCATCTAAAGTGCCAATTAATGAAACAATTTCGAATTTGCCTGTTGTGTGAAACGTGTTCTCTTGTCCTGCAAAACGCAGTGCGACATGAGTTAAGCTGCCGACGCTACTGGCAATAAATGCAGCTTGTAGGCTGTGTTGCTCAATTTTTCGTTTTAATGCTAAAAGCGCATCTTCTCCAGGCACTAAGCGGATAGCAATAAAACGAGCGTTTGAAAAGGGGGATAAAGATTGGTTCATATTGTTAATCCTAATCATTGTGCTTGCGCAGAGCGTCGCACAACCATGTAAATCATTAAAATTATAAATAATGCTAAGTTATGATTTTTCTGTATTAATTATTGGTGATTATTATACGTAATTGAGATGGATTGTCTGGTTGTAAAGGTATTTAGGACTATCTTCAGCAAAAGGCACCACAAGTTGGTTTTTATGATGATAAATATAAAAAAAATGCAGAAATAAAAAAATAAACAGTGATGAATATTCCGAATATTTAGCTTAAGTTTTGGTGGCGATGGGAGTTATCTGTATTGCCATGTTAATTTTATGTACAATTCGGCTTGTCACCGTGAAATATGCTAAGAAGACCTCTTTTGAAAAGTATTAAATAGATAATAAAGAACAGCTAAAATGTCGCACTTGAGTTAATAAATTGTGCGGAAATAGTAAGGTTTTTTATTAATGAAAATATCGTTACCGTAAAAATAAAAAGAGTTGGCGTTAATATTTGCTTCTTTGATGATGAGCCAATAACATGTTTTTAAATCAGTCTATTTGCTGCTAATAAATTATAATTATGCGTTTTACAGGGATAAATCTATGAGTCATGTTGATCCAACATTAATCATTTTACTGGTATTAGCCGGGTTAGGTATCATTAGTCATAATATGACAGTCACTCTTGCGATGTTATTTTTATTGGTGGTCAGAATAACACCATTGAATAATTATTTTCCATGGGTTGAAAAATATGGCTTAACCATTGGGATACTTATCTTAACTATCGGTGTTATGGCGCCAATTGCGAGCGGTAAAATAACGGCAAATGAAGTATTGAGCTCATTTTTGAATTGGAAATCGATTCTTGCAATTGTCATCGGGATCGCCGTTTCTTGGTTAGGTAGCCGAGGTGTCACATTAATGTCCCATCAACCTTCTACTGTTGCAGGCTTACTTGTTGGAACTGTTATTGGTGTTGCTTTATTCCGTGGTGTTCCTGTAGGGCCTTTAATTGCTGCCGGGATCTTGTCACTATTAATTGGTAAATCATAGTATTACGATGGTGAAATTGCTTCCTGTTATTATCGAACAGCTACATATGGTTGGCATGCGTCGTCTTATGGTTCTTTCTGGCGACAGTGCGTGGGTGGAACAGCAACTCAACGAACTTCAGACAGCCATTGATGGCGACTGGTTAACCATTTCAACGAATTTGCCACAAGGGGTTTCCCCAGAGAATGCACATCTATTATTGGGCCGTGAATTTTTACATGGCATCTTTGATGCACGTAAAGGTTTTCATAGTGAAGCCCTAGCCATGCTTGCTGGCACGTTAAAAGCAGGGAGCTTGTTAGTTTTATGTACTGCACCTCAAACTGAGTGGGCGACAAATGCTGATCTAGACAGCCTACGTTGGAATGAACAATTGGGGCTCATTCCAACACCGAATTTTATTCACCATCTGCAACGGACTTTCCAAACATCTTCCGATATTTTATTTTATAAACAAGGAGATGAGCCTGATTTTTCATTACTAAATAACAAACCATTATGGCAAGCACCGACAGGCCAGCCAACAGAACAGCAGCAACAAATAATTAGCCAATTATTAAAAGCAAAACATGGCATTTGGGGCTTGATAGCCCCGAGAGGGCGCGGAAAATCTGCAATAGCTGGGATGTTAATAAAACAATTTATGGGAGAGTGTTGGTGTTGTGCTCCCGCCAAAGTGGCAACGGAAGTTTTAAGTCGGCATGCAGGACAAAAGATTAATTTTTGGTCCCCTGATAGCCTATTAGCGTACTGCCGCAGCAATGAAAAAATAACAGCAGATTGGCTAGTCATCGATGAAGCTTCTGCTATTCCTAATTATATATTACGTGAGCTGGTGGGGTATTTTCCTCGAGTTCTATTAACTACGACAGTCGATGGTTATGAAGGAACTGGGCGCGGTTTTACGTTAAAATTTTGTGCAAGTTTAGCTCATTTCACTTTACTGCAACTTGATAACCCAATGCGCTATGCGGCTAATGATCCCTTAGAATTGTGGGTCAATGAGGCTTTATTGCTGCAAGAACCCACCACTCAAACGGTTCTTGCTGGAAATACTGAATATAAAGCGTTAACTCAGGCATCATTAGCGGAAAATAATGAGCAATTAAAAGCGTTTTATGGCTTATTGATGAGTGCACATTATCGAACGTCACCATTAGATTTACGACGACTATTGGATGCCCAGCAACAACATTTTATGGTGGCAAAAGCCGAGTCTGATGATTGTACCTATTTAGGTGCATTATGGATGGTAGATGAAGGACAGTTAACCGAATCATTGAGCTGGCAAATATGGGCTGGGCTTCGTCGACCAAGAGGAAATTTAGTTGTCCAATCTTTAGCAGCTCATAGTTATTTCCCCATTGCGGCACAATGGCTATCTCGCCGAGTGATGCGTATTGCCGTTGATGCGAACTACCGTAGGCGCCAAATTGGTTTAACGCTTTTAGAAAAACAGAAAGCAATTGCTACAGAGCAAGGGTTAGATTTTTTATCTGTTAGTTTTGGATTAACACCAGACTTAGTCGCATTTTGGCAAAAAGCGGGCTTTCGGTTAATACGAATAGGTTCGCATAAAGAAGCCAGTAGTGGCTGTTTTACCGCGATGGCTATTTTACCTATTTCAAACCGTGCATACCAACTTTGTGAACAAGGCGAATCCCGATTAAAACGTGACCTATATTGGCGCAGTGATTTACAAGAGTTTGCGTTCGAAACGGATCCACAGCAGCAACTAGTGACAGATGATTGGATAGAACTGATCGGTTTTAGTGAGTTTAAGCGCCCAATTTCGGCGAGTACAAGTGCAATCATGCGTTTATTGAGGGAAGAAACAAACGGGCTTCCTCTCCTCAGACGGCATTTTGTATTATGTGAACCTATCTCCAAGATTTGCGCGGATGTCGGTATTACAGGGCAAAAGCAATGGTTAAAACGAGTAAGAGAAGAGGTTGGTATACAGGTAAAACAATACCAACCAGCACTTTTAGCTGAAATAAAGCAGAAAATTACTTCTTCTTGTCTTTAGGCCAATCGTCTTCATCATCCCAAAGATGGTTATTATCCTGATGCGGAGGGATTTCAGGCTTGTTATCTAAAAATTTTTTGGGGTCCAATTTCATCATTTCTTTGACTGAATTCCAGATAATACCTACCAATAAGAGTAAAATTATCCACCAGTAGTCTGTCAACCATTGCATATTCACCTTCCATTCGTCATTCTTTGAGCTGTCTGTGCGTTGATATCGCTCAGTTACCCTAGTCACATACTTTTGTATGCTCCTAGGGATGCCTTCTCTCATCGCCTTCATACAACTCAAATAATTTAGAATGGAACCGAGTGAGCCATTCTTTTGAGCTGTCTGTGCGTTGATATCGTTCAGTTACCCTAGTACATACTAGTGTATGCCTCTATTGTGTTTTTTTGCATCTTTTCATCGAAACTAAATGATATAAAGAAAAATAAATATCTATCATTGAAACCTCAAAGATTCCTGAGAAAGAAAGCTATGGGAACAATAATCATTCCAATCGGCAAAAGCGACTTTTCATTAAGCGTGTTTACCATTAGAGTATACCATTGATATTATTATGAGTTACCACAGATTTTATGCGGCTTTTACCATTTGATTTATTTATTAGGGAGGGGGAGTAATTTTGAAAAAATTGTTCCTCATAGTTATTGGATGGTTAGCTGTTGCGCTGGCTTTTGCTGGCGTTATTCTTCCTGTTTTGCCGACTACGCCTTTCTTGTTATTAGCGGCATGGTGTTTTTCTCGTTCATCTCCACGCTTTCACCATTGGTTATTATATCGCTCTTGGTTTGGGGGATATATCCGTCACTGGCAAAAGCATAAAGGACTACCGAAAGGGGCAAAACCAAAAGCAATTGTATTGATAATACTCACTTTTTCACTATCAATCTGGGTTGTTAGCTATTTATGGTTAAAAATTGGTTTATTGGCACTGTTGTGTTGGCTGCTTATTTTTATGTATCGGCTTCCAGTTGTTGATGAACAAATTGCCACGAAAAAGAAAAAAGCCCCATAAATTATGTAGCGTAATCTATGAGGCGTGGTAGAAGTTGCTCTGTTAGCTTAGAAATTATTCAGGAGCTTTAATATAGCGTTCGAATACATAATCTAAGTTACTGTTTAGCCAGTTTTTTCCGCAAATATCCTCTTGTAGGAGAACTTGTTTAATGACTTCTGGCGTTAAAAGCTGTTCAGCTTCATGGGATAAAGGCCAGTAGCTAATATGCCAAGGTTCATAGGCAACCCCTGCATTTTTTGCAGTGAAAGGGCGATAAAAATCAAATGTCGCCATGTTATCCGTTAGCCAGTGGTTCAGTTCAGCAAAATAGCCGTCAGTTTCATATTCCCAAGGCTCTAACTGTAACGTTTGCCCTGAAGGAATACGTAATGGGTCATAAACATCTATTTCGGTTCCCCAATGGTGGCGGCTTGCACCGGGTAATGCTGACCAATGTAAAATAGCTTCACAAAGCTCGCCTTCAGAAAGCGTTGTAATATCTAAAGGTTGGCTTTGTGCATCAAGAACAGGGCGGAGACCGGTAAATTTTTCATTCCAAATTAACTGTTGACGTGAAAAATCACGAAATGCACTTGCCGATTGTAACTTGAACCCTGACTTTACAGCCGCTTGTTGCATGGCTAAAAATGCTTTGGTGGCATTGAACTGTAGGCGATGAGAACCGCCAAGTGTCACTAAATGGTCAGTTGAGCGGCCTGTTAACATGGCAATAGTGATCATAATAACAATAACTCCATGACCCGTTCATAAATTAAGGCCAGCTGTTGCAAGTCTTTGACGCTAACGCATTCGTCAACTTTATGTATGGTGGCATTCAGTGGGCCGAGCTCAATAACTTGAGTCCCCATTTGGGCGATAAAACGGCCATCGGAGGTTCCACCGCTTGTGGATAACTCTGCATTAAGACCAGTTAATTCATGAATTGCTTGCAAAGTTGCAGTGACAAGTTCTTGTTTTTCAGTTAAAAATGGTTGCCCAGATAATGACCACTTTATTTTATATGTTAAGCCATGGCGTTCTAGCATGCTAGTGACCCTGTCACGTATTTGTGTGTCGGTCAATTCTGTGCTAAAACGAAAATTAAATTGAATAAATAACTCACCAGGGATCACATTACTTGCCCCAGTACCTGCATGGATATTGGCAATTTGCATGGTGGTGGCAGGGAAGAACTCATTGCCGTTATCCCAGATAGTTGAAGTGAGCTCTTGTAAAAAAGCGGTTGAGCGGTGCACCGGGTTGTCCGCTAAATGGGGATAAGCAACGTGTCCTTGTGTACCCAAAATAGTTAAATTCGCTGTAATAGAGCCTCTTCGACCATTCTTTATGATGTCGCCTAATTGTGATTGGCTTGACGGCTCACCGACTAAACAGTAATCAACGCGTTCATTACGTGCCATCAATGTTTCGACCACTTTGACCGTGCCATCTAGCGCATCGGCTTCTTCATCTGATGTGATTAAAAAGGCCAAACGCCCTTGATGTTGAGGGTGCTTTTTGACAAAGCGCTCTGCGGCGACAACCATTGCTGCGACTGAGCCTTTCATATCAGCAGCACCGCGGCCATACAAATGTTGATTGATAATTGTCGGGTTAAAAGGGGGTGTTTGCCAATTTTCACTATTGCCTGCTGGTACGACATCGGTATGGCCTGCAAATGCGAGCGTTGGACCTTGAGTACCTCGATGTGCCCAAAAATTTAATGTGTTACCAAAATGCATTGGTTCAACGGTAAAACCGAGTTGGTTTAAACGCTCAGTCAGTATCGCTTGGCAACCTTGGTCATCAGGGCTGATAGAAGGGCGTGAGATCAGTTCTTTGGCAAGTTGAATAACTGGGCAATCCATCATAACCGCCTGATTATCGAATGAAGTTTTGGTAGTCATTTGCGCTAAACCCAACTAAGTAACGGTTGTCTGGAGAAACAAGTACGGGTCTTTTGACCATGGCGGGCTCTGCAATTAGCACTTTTTTCGCGCTATTTGAGTCAACCACTGCATTTTTTTCATCATCAGTCAGTTTACGCCAAGTTGTTCCTCGTTTATTTACTAACACTTCCCAATCAATATGTTCCATAAAGGTAGAAAGTAATTCATCGCTAATACCATCAACACGATAATCATGAAACTGATAGTTAACTCCATTGTCTTCTAAGTAACGGCGTGCTTTTTTAATGGTGTCACAGTTTTTAATTCCGTACATGATATAAGGAGAGTTAGATGTATTGGGCATATGATTTTCCTCAAAAAACTAGCGATAATCCATACATAATGAGGCAAAAATCGCTTAGGATCTAGCCCAAATGTGAGAAATATATAATAAACTTATAATTAAATTATTCGTAATTTAGCTTTGTTAATTAATATAATTAGAAAAAATTATCTTGAACGCATATAAATTAAGCTAGCTTCAAGACGAGAGCGAACACGTAATTTTTTAAGAATATTTCTAATGTGAACTTTAACCGTTTCTTCAGAAATAAAAAGTAAATTAGATATTTCACGGTTTTTTAAACCCACAGCCATTTCATGTAAAATTTCAGATTCTCGCCGTGTCAGTGATGAGAGTGGGTCATTATAATTATGACGAGAAATAAGATGCTGATATATTTTTTCACTGAAAACTAATTGCCCTCTAGAGGCTTTCTTCATACTATAAAATAACATGTCAAGCTCACTGCTTTTTAATAAATACCCTTGTGCTCCTGCATCAATAGCGCCATATATATCTGTTTTAATTGTTGAAGCAGATAACACTAATAAGTAGCTATTATTGCAGTGCTTACGAAGTAATCGTATCGTTTCAAATGTTTTAATACCTTGAATATTGGTATCTATAATAATTAGATTAGGCTGTAGCTGCCTTGCAATGCTTAAGGCCTCGTAACAACAAGAGGACTCTGCTGTGACAATAAAGTGCGTATCGGTATTTATGAGCTGGCGCAATCCCAAGCGTATAAGAGGGTGCTCATCAACAATCATTACGGTATATTTAGACATAGAGGGTTCCTTTTTCATGTCTTAAAATTCAAGGTCTAGTTTGATACTTTCCATAAAATAGACAGTTTAATTTTGATATATTTATTATATTTAATTGGAGTATTAATAATTGTAAAATCAGTATGGGGAATTCTTAATGTTACTTCTTTGCTTAATATATTATATCCCTCGCTAATAACAATAAGATACTTGTTGATAATACATTAAAATTAGAAAATTCATATCTAATATTTAAATCAATATTAAACGGAGAAGGTATTTAAGATAGGGTTCATAATGTGATTAATTTTTTATATATATTAACCTCATAAAACTAATAATAAATTATTTTTAGTTAATATCTTAAAAATTAGAGAAGTGTTTCGATATAGTAAAATATAATCAATGTGATTACGTTTTACTCTAACGGTGACCTAACTCTATTGTAACTGAAAGATTTTTCTGGAAATTGCCAGTATGATCATGATTTGCTAGAGAGATGTGTTTATACTGTTATCGCTCTTACCTTACTTATTTTGAAAGGACTTGACGATGGATGACAAATTAAAACAAAGTGCTCTTGATTTTCATGAGTTTCCACATCCTGGGAAAATTACGGTTACCCCAACTAAACCACTAACAACCCAGAGAGATCTCGCATTAGCATACTCACCAGGTGTTGCAGTGCCATGTCTTGAAATTGCAGATGACCCACTTAAAGCTTATCGTTACACCGCTAAAGGTAACCTTGTCGGGGTCGTGTCTAATGGTACGGCTGTCCTTGGGTTAGGTAATATCGGTGCTTTAGCTGGTAAGCCTGTCATGGAAGGAAAAGGTGTACTATTTAAAAAGTTTTCTGGTGTTGATGTCTTTGATATTGAAGTTGATGAAACAGACCCAGACAAGTTAGTTGATATCATTGCGTCTCTTGAGCCGACTTTTGGCGGTATTAATTTAGAAGATATCAAAGCACCAGAATGCTTTTATATTGAACAAAAACTTCGTGAGCGGATGAAAATCCCTGTATTCCATGATGACCAACACGGTACCGCAATCATCTGTACTGCCGCTGTTATCAATGGCTTACGTATTGTTAAAAAAGATATTGGTGATGTGCGCCTGGTGGTTTCTGGCGCAGGGGCGGCATCAATCGCTTGTATGAATTTATTAGTCGCGTTGGGGTTGAAACGCGAACATATCACCGTTTGTGATTCAAAAGGGGTGATTTACAAAGGCCGTGACGAACGCATGGATGTCACCAAAGCCGCGTATGCAATTGAAGATAACGGCCAACGTACTTTGGCTGATGCGATTCCTAATGCAGATATTTTCTTAGGCTGTTCAGGTCCACGTCTTTTAACGCCAGAAATGGTGAAAACCATGGCAAAAGATCCTCTAATCTTAGCATTGGCTAATCCTGAACCCGAAATTTTACCACCTTTGGCAAAAGAAGTTCGCCCTGATGCCATCATCTGTACTGGTCGTTCTGATTACCCAAATCAGGTTAATAACGTATTATGTTTCCCATTCATTTTCCGTGGTGCGCTAGATGTTGGCGCAACAACGATTAATGAAGAAATGAAACTGGCTTGTGTATATGCCATTGCAGATCTTGCATTGGCTGAGCAAAGTGAAGAAGTGGCTTCTGCGTATGGCAACCAAGATTTATTCTTTGGCCCTGAATATATTATTCCGAAACCATTTGACCCGCGTTTGATTGTGAAAATTGCGCCAGCAGTGGCAAAAGCAGCTATGGATTCAGGGGTAGCAACGCGTCCAATTGAAGACTTTGATGCCTATATCGAAAAATTAAATCAATTTGTTTATAAAACAAATTTATTCATGAAACCTATTTTCTCTCAAGCTAAGACGGCGAAAAAACGCATTGTATTAGCAGAAGGGGAAGAAGAGCGTGTATTGCATGCGACTCAAGAACTAGTGTCTTTAGGTTTAGCTTTCCCAATTTTAGTTGGGCGCCCAAGTGTGATTGAAATGCGTATTCAAAAACTCGGCCTACATATTGAGTTAGGTAAAGATTTTGAAGTGGTTAATAACGAAAACGACCCGCGTTATAAAGAATATTGGCAAGAATACTACCAAATCATGAAACGTCGTGGTATTTCCCAAGAAATGGCGCGCCGTGCGGTGATTAATAACCCAACCTTAATTGGTGGGATCATGGTGTTGCGTGGCGAAGCCGACGGGATGATTTGTGGAACGGTGGGCAGTTATGGCGAACACTATGAAGTTGTTAAAGATTTATTTGGTTTCCGCGAGGGTGTTCATGCAGCAGGTGCAATGAATGCATTGTTATTACCAACGGGTAATACGTTTATCGCAGACACTTATGTCAATGAAGACCCTTCACCGGAAGAGCTAACTGAAATCACGTTAATGGCAGCGGATACGGTAAGACGCTTTGGTATTGAGCCAAAAGTGGCTCTGTTATCGCGTTCTAGCTTTGGTTCTTCAGATTGCGCATCTGCACAAAAAATGCGTGATACGCTAACGATGATCAAAGCACGTGACCCACATTTGGAAATTGATGGTGAAATGCATGCGGATGCCGCATTAATTGAATCTATCCGTAAAGATGTGATGCCTGATAGTCCATTAAAAGGTTCAGCAAATTTATTAATTATGCCAAATATGGAAGCAGCACGTATTAGTTATAATTTACTGCGTGTCACAAGCTCTGATGGTGTGACTGTCGGGCCAGTGTTAATGGGGGTTGCGAAACCTGTGCATATATTAACACCAATTGCTTCGGTACGTCGTATCGTGAATATGGTGGCATTGGCAGTGGTTGAAGCACAAACAAATCCACTTTAAGGGTTAATATTAATTAATTTGTGTTAAAGGCTTCTATGGTTTCATAGGAGCCTTTTTGTTGAAAATGATTCTCATTATCTGTATCTTGTGAGCTTGACTACATAAGATGGAAAGCATAATGATTTCAATTAGATTGACCTCTCGAATAGCCACTTTAATGGTTGGGTTATTTTTTCTTATTGGTTGTACACAAAAAATTGAGCCAACAAACGTACAATTGGATAGCCAGCTAACAGCAAGCGACCAAATTATTGACTTAGCAACAGGTAAGTCTTTAACACCTCAGCAATTAGTTGAGCAGCTTGCTCAATCTCCACGTGTGATTGTTGGAGAAAAGCATGATAACCACTATCACCACCAAATTGAGCAATGGCTTGTACAGGAAATGCCAAAAATACGGCCTCAAGGTGCGGTTTTACTCGAAATGCTGACACCGTCACAGCAAAAAGGTGTGAGTCGAGTACAGGCACAGATGCAGAGTAATCCTTATATTCGTGACGAAAAGTTACAGTCCGCCATAAAATGGAACAGTGGTTGGCCTTGGGAACAGTATGGGGCTTTAATCCGTCATTTACTAAGCTCACCTTATCCATTACTTTCTGCAAACCTAAATAAAGAAGAGGTGCTTTCCGCCTACGCTAACCCATCATCAATAATGGGGCAGTATTCGACTCAGCCTATTGTTCAAGAACTCATCAGTAAAACGATTGAAAGCTCTCATGGTGGGGAACTTACAGCGGAACAAGTGGTAAAAATGACCTTTATACAGCAGTTGCGTGACCGCCGTATGGCAGAGTCGTTATTAAATGCACCTACACCCGCGCTCTTATTTGCAGGTGGCTACCATGCAACAAGAGCTATTGGGGTACCTTTACATGTGCAAGACCTCGCACCTGACGAATCAGTCAAAGTGTTAATTATTTCAGAGAGAGGGGAAGAAATAGACCATTTACATGCTGATTTTGTTTGGTATACCCCTAAATGATGACTAAATAATAGCAACCTAATGATTTCAAAAAAGTTAATTTTGTGAAGTATTCTTTATTTTCATTAAGAAATGATTTCCATTTTCATTTGTTATTAATTATCATTTGCGTTTATGTGAAGATACATAAGTACATAAGATAAAAATGAGTATAACAACATTTGAAAATGAGTATTTAAAGCGAACGACGAAGATGAGTGGGTGGTTCGCATTGGCAATTGCTCTTCATGTCGCTGTGGTTGGGGGCTATATATGGGTAACTTATAATCAACAATGGGAAGAGCTATTGCCTCTACCATCAGTGGTTATGGAAATTTCGATAGAGTCGCAAGCCGAACAATTGACAGAAGTTAACATTGGTCAATTACAAGAGTTAGCGGTGGCAAGTCAGGCACATGAGGCTCCATCAGAAGAGAAAATTATCCCACCATTAGCCATCAATGAGCAGGCAGAAGTGCAAGTGGCTAAGACGGTGAGTACAAAACGAATAGCTGAAGTAAAAAAACAAAAGCGTGAAAAGCAGGTGGTTGAACAAAAACAAGCGACTGATTCAAAAGCCAATGATGCCCCTGTCACCAGTGATGCAGCAGCGCCATTACAGACTCAGAAAATTGCCGCAGAATTTAATAGCCAGTCACAATCGATAGAGAACGCGAAAAGGCTGTGGGAAGCACAAGTATTGGGTAAATTAAATAAATACAAGCGTTTCCCTGAAGATGCCGTAAGGCGAGGGCGAGTTGGTCAATCAGCAGTAACATTTACGGTTGACCCACAAGGTTTTTTACTTGATAGCGAGCTGGTGAGTTCATCTGGAACGCGATCGTTGGATAGAGAAGCCTTGCAGGTTTTATCAAGAGCGGCACCTTTACCTGAACCACCTACTGAAATTTTAATCAACGGGCGGGTAACAGTCAGGATCCCTATTGATTTTACTCTTAATGAAAAATAGATTGGATGAATTATGCGTAATAAACTTACTGAGTTTTGTCTTATTACATTACTTGGTTTATATGCAGCAACCAGTGCTGCGGAGGATAGAATGTCAGCACCAATAGCCAAAAAACAACCACATACAATGACTACTCACGGAGATGTCCGTGTTGATAACTATTATTGGTTAAGAGATGACCAACGTGAGTCTCCAGAAATTATCGAATATCTAACGCAAGAAAATGACTATACAAAGCAACAATTAGAGAAAGGTGAGTCGTTAAAAAAAGAGATTTACGATGAACTCTTTTCGCGTATGAAGCAGGACGATGAGTCAGTTCCCTATAATTATAATGGTTATACTTACCGCTCACGAGTGGTTGCGGGAAAAAATTATTCTATCTATGAAAGACGCCCGGTAAATAGCCAGGGTGAATGGGTTGTATTAGTTGATGGTAATGAACGTGCCGAAGGCACAGAATATTATCGTATGGGCGCGTTAGCTATTTCGCCAGATAATACCACGCTTGCCATTGCCGAAGATCACCAAGGGCGTAATGAATTTGCAGTGTCATTTCGAAAAATTGATGAGAGCGAGTGGCAAGAGAATGTATTAACCAATACATCAGGGAATATTGTTTGGGCTAATGATAACCAAACGCTATTCTATGTGAATAAAGACAAGCAAACATTGCTTCCTTATCAAGTGGTTAGGCACCAATACGGTACACAGCAAACTCAAGACAAACTGGTGTATGAAGAAAAGGATGATACTTTTTACGTTAGTTTAGCGAAATCGACGTCAAAAGATTTTATTTTAATAGGTATCACGAGTACTGAAACTTCTGAATATCGGTTAATTGATGCAAATCAGCCACAAAATGACGCTAAAATCTTAAAACCACGTCAAGTTGGGGTTGAGTACTATCCTGATCATTTCAATGGTAAATTCTATATTCGTTCTAATCACCAGCACCCATTGTTTGGTTTATATATTGCAGACAATATTTCAGCGCCGTGGGTAAGCTTTATTACACCACGTGATGGGGTTGATCTTGAAGGTTTTGCGTTATTTAATAACTGGTTAGTGGTAGAAGAGCGCCAAAACGGCTTAGTAAATATTCGCCAAATCAGTTGGTTAACGCATAAAGAAAACCAAGTGAGCTTTGATGACCCAACTTACATGGCGTGGATTGGGAATAACCCTGAGCCTGATACGGACACATTACGCTACGGCTACTCATCAATGACCACACCGTCTTCAGTATATGAAATTAATATGCTGACTCAAGAAAAACAGCTTTTAAAACAAGAAGAAGTTAAAGATTTTAATAAGCAAAATTACCAAAGTGAGCGTATTTGGGTCACTGCACAAGATGGGATAAAAGTCCCTGTTTCCTTAGTTTACCGTAAAGATCTTTTCAAACATGGTCAAAATCCATTGTTAGTCTATGGTTATGGCGCTTATGGATATGGCATAGACCCTTCTTTTAGTTCATCTCGTTTGTCTTTATTGGATCGCGGTTTTGTTTACGCGATTGCACATATTCGTGGTGGTGGTGACTTAGGTAAAAATTGGTACATACAAGGCAAAACAATCCACAAAATGAATACATTTACTGACTTTATTGATGCAACCA includes these proteins:
- a CDS encoding LuxR C-terminal-related transcriptional regulator; the protein is MSKYTVMIVDEHPLIRLGLRQLINTDTHFIVTAESSCCYEALSIARQLQPNLIIIDTNIQGIKTFETIRLLRKHCNNSYLLVLSASTIKTDIYGAIDAGAQGYLLKSSELDMLFYSMKKASRGQLVFSEKIYQHLISRHNYNDPLSSLTRRESEILHEMAVGLKNREISNLLFISEETVKVHIRNILKKLRVRSRLEASLIYMRSR
- a CDS encoding ArsC family reductase, which codes for MPNTSNSPYIMYGIKNCDTIKKARRYLEDNGVNYQFHDYRVDGISDELLSTFMEHIDWEVLVNKRGTTWRKLTDDEKNAVVDSNSAKKVLIAEPAMVKRPVLVSPDNRYLVGFSANDYQNFIR
- a CDS encoding ChaN family lipoprotein, translated to MISIRLTSRIATLMVGLFFLIGCTQKIEPTNVQLDSQLTASDQIIDLATGKSLTPQQLVEQLAQSPRVIVGEKHDNHYHHQIEQWLVQEMPKIRPQGAVLLEMLTPSQQKGVSRVQAQMQSNPYIRDEKLQSAIKWNSGWPWEQYGALIRHLLSSPYPLLSANLNKEEVLSAYANPSSIMGQYSTQPIVQELISKTIESSHGGELTAEQVVKMTFIQQLRDRRMAESLLNAPTPALLFAGGYHATRAIGVPLHVQDLAPDESVKVLIISERGEEIDHLHADFVWYTPK
- a CDS encoding energy transducer TonB, producing the protein MSITTFENEYLKRTTKMSGWFALAIALHVAVVGGYIWVTYNQQWEELLPLPSVVMEISIESQAEQLTEVNIGQLQELAVASQAHEAPSEEKIIPPLAINEQAEVQVAKTVSTKRIAEVKKQKREKQVVEQKQATDSKANDAPVTSDAAAPLQTQKIAAEFNSQSQSIENAKRLWEAQVLGKLNKYKRFPEDAVRRGRVGQSAVTFTVDPQGFLLDSELVSSSGTRSLDREALQVLSRAAPLPEPPTEILINGRVTVRIPIDFTLNEK
- the maeB gene encoding NADP-dependent oxaloacetate-decarboxylating malate dehydrogenase encodes the protein MDDKLKQSALDFHEFPHPGKITVTPTKPLTTQRDLALAYSPGVAVPCLEIADDPLKAYRYTAKGNLVGVVSNGTAVLGLGNIGALAGKPVMEGKGVLFKKFSGVDVFDIEVDETDPDKLVDIIASLEPTFGGINLEDIKAPECFYIEQKLRERMKIPVFHDDQHGTAIICTAAVINGLRIVKKDIGDVRLVVSGAGAASIACMNLLVALGLKREHITVCDSKGVIYKGRDERMDVTKAAYAIEDNGQRTLADAIPNADIFLGCSGPRLLTPEMVKTMAKDPLILALANPEPEILPPLAKEVRPDAIICTGRSDYPNQVNNVLCFPFIFRGALDVGATTINEEMKLACVYAIADLALAEQSEEVASAYGNQDLFFGPEYIIPKPFDPRLIVKIAPAVAKAAMDSGVATRPIEDFDAYIEKLNQFVYKTNLFMKPIFSQAKTAKKRIVLAEGEEERVLHATQELVSLGLAFPILVGRPSVIEMRIQKLGLHIELGKDFEVVNNENDPRYKEYWQEYYQIMKRRGISQEMARRAVINNPTLIGGIMVLRGEADGMICGTVGSYGEHYEVVKDLFGFREGVHAAGAMNALLLPTGNTFIADTYVNEDPSPEELTEITLMAADTVRRFGIEPKVALLSRSSFGSSDCASAQKMRDTLTMIKARDPHLEIDGEMHADAALIESIRKDVMPDSPLKGSANLLIMPNMEAARISYNLLRVTSSDGVTVGPVLMGVAKPVHILTPIASVRRIVNMVALAVVEAQTNPL